The genomic DNA cacctgtaGCCTAAAGTGGTACAGCCCTAGAAAGCCTCTACCACTTTTTTTCCTGCTGAATGTACAACCCCCGCTGTCCTCGTTGAAGTGCACCACTAACTTAAGGTTTGAATAACAAGCCACTTCGGGATTACTGTTGGAAACGGCTTTTAGGATCCCACATTACGTTGGTTTAAGACAAATGTTCTGGCTTGTGGGTTTACCTAGTTGCCACTGCAACAAAACAGTGTATCCCAAGAACAGACAGAAAGTGGGAGCTAAGAAACCATTTCCTATGTGCTACAATTTCCTTAACTTCAGAGTTACAACGACAGAATCTTGCTTGAAATTCGTTTGCCTTCCAAACTACTCGCAACCCACAAGTTGCTTGTCCTGGAACAGAGCTGCTAACTCCCATGGGAATACCCCAAAGTATGTTTTCATGAGGAGTACAGCCCACTCTCTCCAATTACATGCGATCCACATACATCCCTTAATCTTGCAATGGACAGGGGGCAAAGGGAATCCTTTTCTGCATCAAGCAGTGGAGAACTGCAGGCTgttaagaaagggaggggggaatatatactatatattcTGCTTAATTGCACTGAAAGCACTTTGCTTCGAAATACAGTACTAATTCTTGCTACTCAAGTCAAACCGGTGGCTCATTCAAGAAATAAGTTCTCTCTTCCTTGCCCCCACCCAAGAGTGAAAAAAGTTAACAATCCATTTGGGTGAAGGACCCTGTTTTTGTTCTCCGGGTGCTAGGAAGTGAGATGTAATTCTCAGGCAGAATTCTATTCTCAGCTTTCAAAAAACAGGGGCAATTCAATTGTTACCCTGCACTAGCAAGCCACGAACACTACAAAGCCAGGCTCTGCATCTCTCTCCTTCTGCAACTATGATCCCTTGACGAgtgaaatggcttttaaaaatcagatcTATCGCCAAACGGAGGACAATTGCTCCCCTCTTTCTTCCCCCAGCAATATCGTTGTGGCACAATGGCACATCAGGAGAACTTAAAAAAGGCTTCCAGAGGAATCGGTGTGCAGCAGGTGAAGCCAGAAGCTTGAAAACCCACCATAACTTCAGGCAAGAGGTAAGTCTAGTCTACTGCCAATCCGCTACTCAGAAAGGGAGAGGGTTTTCTACAATCTGCAGAGTTTACCGAGGTACAaaggagaagggtggggggggggaacccaacctTTCAGAAACAGTTTTCCTGGGATCCTGAAATCAATTTCATAAgcaaaccaaattacaatacaaactGAGCAAGACAGCCAGTTTCTTCCAAATCACCAAGATCCTGATCTCCAAAAGCAATTAAATCAGTGTACGTCTGCCCTCCAAGCCAACTGCCATGCAAACCCAGAAACTTTGGACTCTACCCAAGGACCCAGAGACCTTAAAAGGGGGGAAGAGCTATCAGTTCCTAGTGTGCAATTAAATTGTGTAAAATTAATTTACATTTTGCAATAACATAGACGTGCCCAAACAGTATGTGGCTATGAAAGCCAATTCACATCCCAATGGTGCCAAGTGGATTTAATCCTTCTCCCACTGCCACCAAAAcagtatgattcccccccccccaccaaaaaaacccccaacaactaGCCCGTGAGATATATTGAAAGTGGGTCATATGGCTCAACAGAATTCAAGGGAAAGCTTTGCCAACCATTTCAGTAGCACCCGAAGGAAATCTGTCCTGCTACCAGGAAACAACAGCCTATTGCTTTCAGCCACTTTCTGCCAACATATTTTAGGTTCCTCggttaaaaatgaaaagaagttgCAACCGTCCTCCTACACCAGGGATGCGGAACCAGTAGCACCTCTAGgtgttgcaggactccaactcccatcatcccccagccaacatggccaatgggcagggatgatgggagaaggAGTCTAATAACAGGGGCTCCTTTCAGAGATCGCACAGAGGGGACTCAGGAGCCTCCACCCCACAGCCTTCCAAAGGCTGGCTTCTCTTTATTAAGGAGCCGATGCAAACAGGCCAACAACCCCATTCCACAGCGTTAACAGTGATTTAGCCATTAGATCCTTGGagggatgggggcaggggaggttGGGGAGGCCAGGACTGAAATAAGATTCCAGAAATACCAATGCAAACTAGGAGgtaaaggagggggaaacagacAGCAGAGGGGAACTTTCCAGGCTCCGCATTTTAATCATGTAGCCGAGAGCCACTGGACTTCACCCAATTTGAAGCTGCAGGAGCTAAAAGCACGAGGAAGAAGACTTGGAGCCggctggggggagagaaaaccatGCCAGAACAGAGAGGAAGGAAGATCTCCCTGAGTTTTAACCCttgaccaaaaaaaaatatcaaacaaaataaaaaaataaatttgctgGTTCTACCAAGCGCGGAAGGAGTTAAGTGCTAAAGCACAGACACTTAatcagctctccccccccctcacttcccTTCACATGTGATTGGAGTGAAGCCGCCCTGAAGCAGCCCCAAGGGGCTTATAACAGCTCAGTTTCTCCGCCTTCGGTTTGAATCGAGTCACCCAGGCTGGGCCCAGCGGTGCAAGCCAACCGCTTACTCGTTGGCCGTCTGGGCCCCGGGACCCTTGCCGTCGCCGTCTTCGGCCGGCTGCAGGTGGCTGGACAGTTCTTGGAGGACAGCCACCCTCCCGATCTGGTCGTTCCTCCGCTTCTCCATGATGAGGTCCTCCAGGCTCTGGAATTCCAGCGTGTGGCTGCGCTTCTCGCCCAGCTGGATCTGCAAGCGGTAGGGTTGCTTGCCTATCCGCAGCTCGCCGCCGATTTTGAACTCGCGCTTGCCGTAGCGGCACCAGGCGGCAAAGCACTCCGAGTTCCTCCAGCTGAGGTCCCGGTCTTTGCAGCCCACCTGGTCAAGAGCGTTCCGCACCACCGTGGCCGGGCTCAGAGGCTTGTAGTGGTACAGCTGGTTGGCAATGCGCCCCCGCCGGCCCTGGCTGGCGTCGGTCAGAAAGCTGTTCACTACCTCCAATCGGTGCAGGTGCACGACTTGGAAATCCCCAACGTAGACCGCCCAGTGAGGGTACTGGGCCTGGCAGACAAACTCCACCACGTCCCCAGGCTTGCACCGGTTCAAAAGGTTTTCTGGGGTGTAGGTGGCCAGttggccccctcctcctccctccaccccgtCGGGCATCGTCGCATCCCCAGAGAAGCTTTTCTGGTATATGCACTCATCGCGGTAATAGATGGAACATTCCACTTCGTGAAGCCGGGGGTCGTACGGCTGAGGCGCGGGGCGCTCTCCGCCGAGCTCGGGCGCCACAGAGTCATGCTGAGGCTCCACGTCATCGTCGTCGTTAGAAAATATGTAGGAGACCCCAATCCGGGGGCCCTCGTCCCTGTCCATGCCCGTCGGGTCTGTGGTGGGAACCTCCTTGTAGTTTAAGTGCGTCAGCTTCTCGACttggttccccatgcctgctgaagggggaaaaaaaccaagaGAGGCATTAGTGCAGGCGGAATCCCcaaaagagacccccccccccaaaaagctcgtCCCTCACTTCACAGGTTGCAGAACTGCATGGCCATTTATCACAATACTGCAACTCTTACGGCAAAAGTGGGGGGGATGTTTTCCAACCCGAGGGTTCTTTCTGGACAacatttcaggggccacatgctagcGATGAACAGGGCCACAGGCAGAAGAGAGCAGGGCAACAGGTACGAATTTTACCCTTATCCAATCAGCTAGTTTCTGCACTTGCTTCTTCATCCAActgagcaagaggcattatccaaGGAGACATTCCAGCTAGGAAAAACCAGCGGCGGAGCTTCATGTTCTGgcaccgggtgtgtgtgtgtgtgtgtggaaagcaggtgggggtggggctggcgcacATACCTGGGGCATGacgcgctgcccgcaggggcatgatgcgtgtcctgggggcgtggcatgctgcctgcagtggcgtggcacccagtgtgggtggggggtacccacgatggcaccccaccgggattgcactgttgggggtggtgtgctccccccgcactcctcttacTCCGCCAGTGGACAAAACCACCCCATAAGGACATGAAGCTGGGCTGGTGCTCTGGAGAGAGCCCTGAGGGCCAGGTTGAAAGACATGCAGGGCCAAATTCAGCCACCAAgcctgagctctctctctctccccccccccatgttacaaCCTCCCCAGTGTCTCTAGTTCAGGCATGGGGGAACCTGTTACCCTCCAGTTGATGCTAGACTAGGGTTcgcagcatccctgaccattgggcctgcTGGCCGGGGCAAGTTTTAGTCCAGCAAAATCAGCTCGACAGCCGGAACTTAACCACCCCTAATCTAGCAATCATACACATGTACAAAAGACAATTTTGTGTAACTTGACCCCCAATTTCCACCCCACCTTAATGAAAAGGAGCCCCTgggagctgcagccttggatATCTAAATCCACAATCTGTTTCTGCCCTCCCTACACTGCTTAGTGACCACTCTCACGTCCAACCTATACCGAACTGGACCATTTAAACCCAGGGCACCTCTACCCTGACAAACAGCAGCTTTGTAGGGCCTAAAGCCAAGGATCTTTCGCAGCTCTGCTACTTGAGATTTCTTAAGCCGAAATGCCAGAGATTGCACTGGAGATCTTAgacatgcaaagcatttgctaTAACACTTGTGTGTAGGTGGCTGAGCACCTCCCCTAACCCCTTGATCTGGAAATGTACCTGCAGAACAGGATAAAAGCTCCCCATACTGCACAGGCAAGTCTAaagagaatggggaggggaaaacaaaagAGCAAACTAGTGACAAGAGGAAGGAATATTTTTGGTTATGCACAGAACAGAGTTGTTGAAGAAAGATATTTCAGGCTTGAACTAGGCAGGATGTTAAATATGTCTTTGTGCTGAAACGGCTGttttataaaaatgcaacaagcaTGAGTtgtgcagggtggggggtggggaggagaggctgGGGGTGGATTCCCCTCCCCAGCAAACACCAATGCTAGAAAAGGGATTTTGCTAAAGACctcagcaggagaggagagggtcgCATTCCCCCATCTGTTTGCCCCATAattatctcacacacacacacacacctcggcATTTCAATGCCTCATCTAGGCTCCCTAAGACCACATTAAGAAGACATGGTGCAAAGGATAAAATGAGCAGCCAAGAGGGGTTGCTACAGAAAACATGGGGGTGTGTAGGATGAGATGCAAATCGGTTTGGAAactatagggtgtgtgtgtgtgtgtgtgtgtgtgtgtgtgtgtgcagtttcaTCCAGTTCCAACTGTAGCAGGAAACAGACTTAAGGAAGTATCACATGGTATGAAGGATGCTGGGAAAGGAAGCTCAGGTAACAAGAAGTTTCCCCACCTGTTAGAAGAGAAGGGAGTTGCAATGCAACAGAGAGACATGTGATGAACCTACGatgacaggaagaagaagaagaagaagaagaagaagaagaagaagaagaagaagaagaagaggaggaggaggagtttggatttgatatcctgctttatcactacctggaggagtctcaaagcgg from Lacerta agilis isolate rLacAgi1 chromosome 7, rLacAgi1.pri, whole genome shotgun sequence includes the following:
- the LRATD2 gene encoding protein LRATD2, translated to MGNQVEKLTHLNYKEVPTTDPTGMDRDEGPRIGVSYIFSNDDDDVEPQHDSVAPELGGERPAPQPYDPRLHEVECSIYYRDECIYQKSFSGDATMPDGVEGGGGGQLATYTPENLLNRCKPGDVVEFVCQAQYPHWAVYVGDFQVVHLHRLEVVNSFLTDASQGRRGRIANQLYHYKPLSPATVVRNALDQVGCKDRDLSWRNSECFAAWCRYGKREFKIGGELRIGKQPYRLQIQLGEKRSHTLEFQSLEDLIMEKRRNDQIGRVAVLQELSSHLQPAEDGDGKGPGAQTANE